A window of Shewanella mesophila contains these coding sequences:
- a CDS encoding methyltransferase family protein: protein MAEIDRKGAQVKFPPPLIFVSFMALAYWMGSFYPITFSSPEWLKFIAAFLMVMGFAILLHILFIFKRQQTAIEPWQPTSVIISHGYYRYSRNPIYLIFCLYPIGLGCMLGSLWLIVSLVPACIAVYLIAIKAEERYLHQKFPQEYGEYCLRVRRWL from the coding sequence ATGGCTGAAATTGATCGTAAAGGTGCTCAAGTTAAATTCCCACCTCCATTGATTTTTGTAAGTTTCATGGCTTTAGCCTATTGGATGGGCAGCTTCTATCCCATCACGTTCTCTTCACCTGAATGGTTAAAATTCATCGCAGCGTTTTTGATGGTAATGGGTTTTGCGATCTTACTGCATATTTTGTTTATCTTTAAACGTCAGCAGACCGCTATCGAGCCGTGGCAACCGACCTCGGTTATAATTTCTCATGGCTATTATCGTTACTCGCGCAATCCTATCTATCTGATTTTTTGCCTCTATCCAATCGGCCTTGGATGTATGCTGGGATCATTATGGTTAATTGTGAGCCTTGTTCCCGCATGCATCGCTGTTTATCTCATAGCAATAAAGGCCGAAGAGCGTTACTTACATCAGAAGTTCCCACAGGAGTATGGTGAGTATTGCCTCAGAGTGAGGCGATGGCTATAA
- a CDS encoding DUF3192 domain-containing protein has translation MKSKVPVIIGSIFAAYLAFVAVVVLVYEPTPDDMDWEDRQAYNKAKLTEITLGIPVDQVKLLLGKADFSEAKTVNHETLQVLFYRTHHSKSDGETTRDECTPLLFKNNKLIAWGQDTYQQYLAAAIDG, from the coding sequence ATGAAATCAAAAGTTCCAGTCATAATCGGCTCTATTTTTGCCGCCTACCTCGCCTTTGTTGCCGTTGTTGTACTGGTATATGAACCAACACCCGATGATATGGACTGGGAAGATAGACAGGCTTACAACAAGGCTAAGCTCACTGAAATCACCCTCGGCATCCCTGTTGACCAAGTAAAACTACTCCTAGGTAAAGCCGACTTTTCTGAAGCGAAAACCGTAAATCATGAGACGCTTCAAGTGCTATTCTATCGCACTCATCATAGTAAATCTGATGGGGAAACAACTCGAGATGAATGCACGCCCTTACTGTTTAAAAACAATAAATTGATTGCCTGGGGACAAGATACCTATCAACAATATTTAGCTGCCGCCATCGATGGTTAA
- the xni gene encoding flap endonuclease Xni, whose amino-acid sequence MNTFLIIDGLNLVRRIHAAQPNENDVNGLPERVRSACLKLLQSHTPTHVAIVWDGDGVSWRKRLYHDYKKGRKPMPQALANALKEIKSCLSEVGINSINAEAEADDVIATLAVKVAQSNRAIIVSTDKGFTQLLNPNISRWDYFNQTALTIEEREQKLAVDRTQFIDFLALAGDSGNKISGVPGIGPKSAAELLKTFRTLANIYNSLDKIGAKQAKKLEEGRPLARLSYKLVQLQTDIALNTHLASYRVQQSTAT is encoded by the coding sequence ATGAACACCTTTTTAATCATCGACGGACTTAACCTTGTAAGGCGAATTCACGCTGCACAACCTAACGAAAATGATGTAAATGGATTACCAGAACGAGTTCGTAGTGCCTGCTTGAAGCTGTTACAAAGCCATACTCCAACCCACGTCGCCATAGTGTGGGATGGAGATGGAGTATCTTGGCGAAAGCGCTTATATCATGATTATAAGAAAGGACGTAAACCTATGCCTCAAGCGCTGGCTAACGCGCTTAAAGAGATAAAAAGCTGCCTCAGTGAAGTCGGCATAAATTCAATTAATGCCGAAGCTGAAGCAGATGACGTTATTGCGACGCTCGCGGTAAAAGTTGCGCAATCTAATCGCGCTATTATCGTCTCAACTGATAAAGGCTTTACCCAGCTATTAAACCCGAATATCTCACGCTGGGACTACTTCAACCAAACAGCATTGACCATCGAAGAGCGAGAGCAAAAACTTGCTGTCGACCGAACTCAATTTATCGACTTCTTGGCACTTGCTGGAGATAGCGGCAATAAGATCTCTGGTGTACCCGGAATAGGTCCAAAATCGGCAGCAGAGCTACTAAAAACATTCCGAACCTTGGCCAATATCTACAACTCCTTAGATAAAATTGGCGCGAAACAGGCTAAAAAACTCGAAGAAGGTAGACCTCTGGCTCGGCTAAGCTACAAATTGGTTCAACTGCAAACCGATATCGCACTCAATACCCATCTCGCAAGCTATCGAGTTCAGCAGTCAACTGCGACGTAA